In one window of Skermanella rosea DNA:
- a CDS encoding sugar ABC transporter ATP-binding protein produces the protein MKTGTEAALRLEDVRKSFGAVRALAGVSLAIAPGERLGLVGHNGAGKSTLMHVLAGVLRPDAGTIVADGREVADYGTAVAGRMGVRCVFQELSLCPNLSVAENVRVLHPKLRGWGWRRRAAGLILGQLDAIFPGHGVDPAATVADLTLGRRQMVEIARAFTVTDTPLRLVILDEPTSSLDATAAEQLLTFLRHADQRGVATVFISHILPEILAAAERVVVMREGLVVLDRPASGLNRKAIVESMGAEEQQPGGPGTARPVRPAGRPRAVLAGSPVPGGIDLTADRGDIVGLAGLAGHGQTAMLLRLFDAWGRRDPSTVVESPVALVPGDRQSDGVFPLWSIARNISVRSLANLRRAGLIDPAREAALARTWRERIGIRTPDLDLGILSLSGGNQQKALFARALASDAGIILMDDPMRGVDISTKSEVYRFIRAEAERGRTFLWYSTEMEELFHCDRVYVFHQGRIVAHLPRDRMTEASILRASYAEGEDAA, from the coding sequence ATGAAGACCGGCACCGAAGCGGCCCTGCGGCTCGAAGATGTCCGCAAGAGCTTCGGCGCCGTCCGCGCGCTGGCCGGCGTGAGCCTCGCGATCGCGCCGGGCGAGCGCCTGGGCCTGGTCGGCCACAACGGGGCCGGCAAATCGACGCTGATGCATGTCCTGGCCGGGGTGCTTCGCCCCGATGCGGGAACCATCGTCGCCGACGGACGGGAGGTCGCCGACTACGGCACCGCCGTCGCCGGCAGGATGGGCGTGCGCTGCGTCTTCCAGGAGCTTTCCCTCTGCCCCAACCTCAGCGTCGCGGAAAATGTCCGGGTGCTTCACCCGAAGCTCCGCGGCTGGGGCTGGCGCCGGCGGGCGGCCGGGCTGATCCTCGGCCAGCTCGACGCGATCTTCCCCGGCCACGGCGTCGATCCGGCGGCGACGGTGGCCGACCTGACGCTGGGCCGCCGGCAGATGGTGGAGATCGCGCGGGCCTTCACGGTCACCGACACGCCGCTGCGGCTGGTGATCCTGGACGAGCCGACCTCGTCGCTGGACGCCACGGCGGCGGAACAGCTGCTGACCTTCCTGCGCCACGCCGACCAGCGGGGCGTGGCCACCGTCTTCATCTCCCATATCCTGCCGGAGATCCTGGCCGCCGCCGAGCGGGTCGTGGTGATGCGCGAGGGTCTGGTCGTGCTGGACCGGCCGGCATCCGGCCTCAACCGGAAGGCCATCGTCGAGAGCATGGGCGCCGAGGAACAGCAGCCGGGCGGGCCGGGAACCGCGCGCCCGGTTCGGCCGGCCGGCAGGCCGCGCGCGGTGCTGGCCGGATCGCCCGTCCCCGGCGGCATCGACCTGACGGCCGACAGGGGCGACATCGTGGGCCTCGCCGGGCTGGCGGGACACGGGCAGACGGCCATGCTGCTCCGCCTGTTCGATGCCTGGGGCCGCAGGGATCCTTCGACCGTGGTCGAGAGCCCGGTCGCCCTGGTGCCGGGCGACCGCCAGTCCGACGGGGTCTTCCCGCTCTGGTCCATCGCCCGCAACATTTCCGTCCGCTCGCTGGCGAACCTGCGCCGGGCCGGCCTGATCGACCCGGCGCGCGAAGCGGCGCTGGCCCGGACCTGGCGGGAGCGGATCGGCATCCGGACGCCCGACCTGGACCTGGGCATCCTGTCGCTGTCGGGCGGCAACCAGCAGAAGGCCCTGTTCGCCCGCGCGCTGGCGTCGGATGCCGGGATCATCCTGATGGACGATCCCATGCGCGGCGTCGACATCTCGACCAAGTCGGAGGTCTACCGCTTCATCCGGGCGGAGGCCGAGCGCGGCCGGACCTTCCTCTGGTACTCGACCGAGATGGAGGAGTTGTTCCACTGCGACCGCGTCTATGTGTTCCACCAGGGCCGGATCGTCGCCCACCTGCCGCGTGACCGGATGACCGAAGCCTCGATCCTGCGCGCCTCCTACGCCGAAGGGGAGGACGCCGCATGA
- a CDS encoding ABC transporter permease translates to MSAPAAPATRRGTRIDPVRLLRTLLPAIALALMLTVIFSQQPRAMSYVGLTLLLNLAIPVILATLAQLCVITVGDLDLSIGSFVGLCACIAATLLDQTPFLGVLALAAAVAAYGLVGALIHWRNLPSIVVTLGLSFIWTGLAVLILPTPGGRAPEYLTAVMKWKPDYVPLPILYAALLAVAVHLLMRSSFGTILRGAGGNPKALANAGWSLLRARVTLYLIAGGLGTLSGLALVGLTTSGDANMALRYTLMSIAGVILGGGEFTGGRVNPVGAVLGAMTLTLAGSFLTFMHIPPDWQIGAQGAILIIVLALRAVLNRADERA, encoded by the coding sequence ATGAGCGCCCCGGCCGCTCCCGCCACCCGACGCGGCACCCGGATCGACCCGGTCAGGCTGCTGCGGACCTTGCTGCCCGCGATCGCCCTGGCGCTGATGCTGACGGTGATCTTCTCCCAGCAACCGCGCGCCATGAGCTATGTCGGCCTGACGCTTCTGCTGAACCTGGCGATCCCGGTGATCCTGGCGACCCTGGCCCAGCTCTGCGTCATCACCGTCGGCGACCTGGACCTGTCGATCGGCAGCTTCGTCGGCCTGTGCGCCTGCATCGCGGCGACCCTGCTCGACCAGACGCCTTTCCTGGGCGTGCTGGCGCTGGCCGCCGCCGTCGCGGCCTATGGGCTGGTCGGCGCCCTGATCCACTGGCGCAACCTGCCCTCGATCGTGGTGACCCTGGGGCTGTCCTTCATCTGGACCGGGCTCGCCGTCCTGATCCTGCCGACCCCGGGCGGACGCGCGCCGGAGTACCTGACCGCCGTCATGAAGTGGAAGCCCGACTACGTGCCGCTGCCGATCCTCTACGCGGCGCTGCTGGCGGTCGCCGTCCACCTGCTGATGCGGTCCTCCTTCGGCACCATCCTGCGGGGCGCCGGCGGCAACCCCAAGGCCCTGGCGAACGCGGGATGGTCGCTGCTGCGGGCGCGGGTGACGCTGTACCTGATCGCCGGCGGCCTGGGCACCCTGTCCGGCCTCGCCCTGGTCGGCCTGACCACCTCGGGCGACGCCAACATGGCGCTGCGCTACACGCTGATGTCGATCGCCGGGGTGATCCTGGGAGGGGGCGAGTTCACCGGCGGCCGGGTCAACCCCGTCGGCGCCGTCCTGGGCGCCATGACGCTGACGCTGGCCGGTTCGTTCCTGACCTTCATGCACATCCCGCCGGACTGGCAGATCGGCGCCCAGGGGGCGATCCTCATCATCGTGCTGGCGCTCCGCGCCGTGCTGAACCGGGCGGACGAACGGGCATGA
- a CDS encoding ABC transporter permease, translated as MTALSPKHRMAVPVWVWPLAAAAAILAITLAYSGGRGAAEIAAAAVTFSALFVIVGLGQMLVITSGPGNVDLSIPAAISLSGAIAMKVMDGSDALIAAGLAAALGAAMLLGVANYLLIRLLRIPPIIATLSSSLIVQSVAIAYGRGLKIKPPPVFADFCTGRTLGVPNLALVAAALTALVLLVLSRTVYGRTLLALGQNPRAARLAGTPVARTRLTTSVASATLAGLCGTLLAGFSGGSSLNMGEEYLLASIAVTVIGGTSVAGGRAEPLGIWGAALLLFLIVTMLNTFGLSAGVRLVATGIIIVAVIAIGGGAKRI; from the coding sequence ATGACCGCCCTGTCGCCGAAACACCGGATGGCGGTGCCGGTCTGGGTCTGGCCGCTGGCGGCCGCCGCGGCGATCCTGGCGATCACCCTGGCCTATTCCGGCGGACGCGGCGCCGCGGAGATCGCGGCGGCGGCGGTGACCTTTTCAGCATTGTTCGTGATCGTCGGGCTGGGCCAGATGCTGGTGATCACCTCCGGCCCCGGCAACGTGGACCTGTCGATCCCGGCCGCGATCTCGCTGTCCGGCGCCATCGCCATGAAGGTGATGGACGGCAGCGACGCCCTGATCGCCGCCGGGCTCGCGGCGGCGCTGGGCGCTGCCATGCTGCTGGGCGTCGCGAACTACCTGCTGATCCGGCTGCTGCGGATCCCGCCGATCATCGCGACGCTGTCCAGCTCGCTGATCGTCCAGTCGGTCGCGATCGCCTACGGCCGCGGGCTGAAGATCAAGCCGCCGCCCGTGTTCGCCGATTTCTGCACCGGCCGCACCCTGGGCGTCCCGAACCTGGCGCTGGTGGCCGCGGCGCTGACCGCCCTGGTGCTGCTGGTCCTGTCGCGCACCGTCTATGGCCGCACTCTCCTGGCGCTGGGCCAGAACCCGCGGGCGGCACGGCTGGCGGGCACTCCGGTGGCGCGGACGCGGCTGACCACCTCCGTCGCGTCGGCCACCCTGGCAGGCCTGTGCGGAACCCTGCTGGCGGGGTTCTCCGGCGGGTCGTCGCTGAACATGGGGGAGGAGTACCTGCTCGCCTCCATCGCGGTCACCGTGATCGGCGGGACCAGCGTGGCCGGCGGACGCGCCGAACCTCTGGGAATCTGGGGTGCCGCGCTGCTGCTGTTCCTGATCGTGACGATGCTGAACACCTTCGGCCTGAGCGCCGGAGTGCGCCTCGTCGCGACCGGTATCATCATCGTCGCCGTGATCGCGATCGGCGGCGGAGCGAAGCGGATCTGA
- a CDS encoding Vgb family protein, whose translation MRKTLIAGTALMMLMGVGPAFAELTMQEYQVPSGSRPHDVAPAPDGAVWYTAQRHGALGRLDPSTGKVEQIPLGDGSAPHGVIVGPDGAPWITDGGLNAIVRVDPATREVTRFPLPTDAEDANLNTAAFDGKGVLWFTGQNGIYGRLDPATRKMEVFEAPEGRGPYGITATPGGDIYYASLAGSHIARIDTETGKATVIEPPTEDQGARRVWSDSRGRIWVSEWNSGQVSVYDPGARTWESWKLPGEDPLTYAVYVDEDDKVWLSDFGGNALVRFDPETERFDVQRHPRPEANVRQILGRSGEVWAPESGTDTLVVVRTGRD comes from the coding sequence ATGCGGAAGACATTGATTGCCGGAACCGCCCTGATGATGCTCATGGGCGTCGGACCCGCCTTCGCCGAATTGACGATGCAGGAGTACCAGGTTCCGTCGGGTTCCCGCCCGCACGACGTGGCGCCCGCTCCCGACGGCGCGGTGTGGTACACCGCCCAGCGGCACGGCGCCCTCGGCCGGCTCGATCCCTCGACCGGCAAGGTCGAGCAGATCCCCCTGGGCGACGGCTCGGCGCCGCACGGTGTCATCGTCGGTCCGGACGGCGCGCCCTGGATCACCGACGGCGGCCTGAACGCGATCGTCCGGGTCGATCCAGCCACCCGCGAGGTGACGCGCTTTCCCTTACCCACCGACGCCGAGGACGCCAACCTGAACACCGCCGCCTTCGACGGCAAGGGCGTGCTCTGGTTCACCGGCCAGAACGGCATCTATGGGCGGCTGGACCCGGCGACGCGGAAGATGGAAGTTTTCGAGGCGCCGGAGGGCCGCGGACCCTACGGCATCACCGCGACGCCCGGCGGCGACATTTATTACGCCTCGCTCGCCGGCAGCCACATCGCGCGCATCGACACGGAAACCGGCAAGGCGACGGTGATCGAGCCGCCGACCGAGGACCAGGGCGCCCGGCGGGTCTGGTCGGACAGCCGCGGGCGCATCTGGGTCAGCGAATGGAACAGCGGCCAGGTCAGCGTCTACGACCCCGGCGCGCGGACCTGGGAAAGCTGGAAGCTGCCCGGCGAAGACCCGCTGACCTATGCCGTCTATGTCGACGAGGACGACAAGGTCTGGCTCAGCGATTTCGGCGGCAACGCCCTGGTGCGGTTCGATCCGGAGACCGAACGCTTCGACGTCCAGCGGCACCCCCGGCCGGAAGCCAACGTCCGCCAGATCCTGGGCCGGAGCGGCGAGGTCTGGGCGCCGGAATCCGGCACGGACACCCTGGTGGTGGTCCGCACCGGCCGGGACTGA
- a CDS encoding SDR family oxidoreductase — translation MDPKDTTTSPSRRTVLGGMSAGMVAAAALPGVSPAAAQQAGSTAAVPPQAAKQNPLTQYPKPPFPQQRQEPPGLASKMEPRPDHGEKSYRGAGKLIGRKALITGGDSGIGRAAAIAFAREGADVAINYLPVEEPDAREVVQLIEAEGRKAVAIPGDIRDEGFCGQLVARAVEGLGGLDILVNNAAKQASQQSILDITTEQFDSTFKTNVYAMFWITKAALPHLAEGATIINTSSIQAYEPSANLFDYAQTKACIVSFTKSLAKQLVQKGIRVNAVAPGPFWTPLQPSGGQPPEKITSFGEGSPFGRPGQPAEVAPTYVLLASQESSFVTGEVYGVTGGNPTP, via the coding sequence ATGGATCCGAAAGACACCACCACTTCGCCGTCCCGCCGCACCGTCCTCGGCGGGATGAGCGCCGGTATGGTCGCCGCGGCCGCCCTGCCGGGAGTCTCCCCGGCCGCCGCGCAGCAGGCCGGGAGCACCGCCGCGGTTCCTCCCCAGGCAGCCAAGCAGAATCCGCTGACCCAGTATCCGAAACCGCCCTTTCCTCAGCAGCGCCAGGAGCCGCCGGGGCTCGCCTCGAAGATGGAGCCCCGGCCCGACCATGGCGAGAAGAGCTACAGGGGCGCCGGCAAGCTGATTGGCCGCAAGGCGCTGATCACCGGCGGGGACAGCGGCATCGGCCGCGCCGCGGCCATCGCGTTCGCCCGCGAGGGAGCCGACGTCGCGATCAACTACCTGCCGGTGGAGGAGCCGGACGCCCGCGAGGTCGTACAGTTGATCGAGGCGGAAGGCCGGAAGGCGGTCGCGATCCCCGGCGACATCCGGGACGAGGGATTCTGCGGCCAGCTCGTCGCCAGGGCCGTCGAAGGACTGGGCGGGCTGGACATCCTGGTGAACAACGCGGCCAAGCAAGCGTCGCAGCAGTCGATCCTGGACATCACCACCGAGCAGTTCGATTCGACGTTCAAGACCAACGTCTACGCGATGTTCTGGATCACCAAGGCGGCCCTGCCGCACCTCGCCGAAGGGGCGACGATCATCAACACGTCGTCGATCCAGGCGTACGAGCCCTCGGCGAACCTGTTCGATTATGCCCAGACCAAGGCTTGCATCGTCTCCTTCACCAAGTCCTTGGCGAAGCAGCTCGTTCAGAAGGGGATCCGCGTGAACGCGGTGGCGCCCGGCCCGTTCTGGACGCCGCTCCAGCCGAGCGGCGGGCAGCCGCCCGAAAAGATCACGAGCTTCGGCGAGGGATCGCCGTTCGGCCGGCCCGGGCAGCCGGCCGAGGTGGCGCCGACCTATGTCCTGCTCGCCTCCCAGGAGTCGAGCTTCGTCACCGGCGAAGTGTACGGCGTGACCGGCGGAAACCCGACTCCGTAG
- a CDS encoding iron transporter: protein MTANPHRECPSDEANSKQLAIARREGAAYQEGLRVMATEVADTGGTQQAGDYIVGFAQERAEGMYHLRGEGKLEWMEPGEENCHLEVSVSDAGDGRFIPYLTIYATLTKDSGEVVGPIRMPFVWHPGLYHYGANLKVPGDGTYDLAVRIEPPDFMRHDEVNGKRYAETVEVSFPGVSITTGRE from the coding sequence ATGACCGCAAACCCGCACCGCGAATGTCCCAGCGACGAAGCCAACAGCAAGCAGCTCGCCATCGCCCGGCGCGAGGGAGCGGCGTACCAGGAAGGCCTGCGGGTCATGGCGACCGAAGTCGCCGACACCGGCGGCACCCAGCAGGCCGGCGATTATATCGTCGGGTTCGCGCAGGAACGCGCCGAAGGCATGTACCACCTGCGCGGCGAGGGCAAGCTGGAATGGATGGAGCCCGGGGAGGAGAACTGCCACCTGGAGGTCTCGGTTTCCGACGCGGGCGATGGACGCTTCATCCCCTACCTGACGATCTACGCGACCCTGACCAAGGACAGCGGCGAGGTGGTCGGGCCGATCCGGATGCCGTTCGTCTGGCACCCGGGCCTGTATCACTACGGCGCCAACCTCAAGGTGCCGGGAGACGGTACCTACGACCTCGCCGTCAGGATCGAACCGCCCGACTTCATGCGGCACGACGAGGTCAACGGGAAGCGCTACGCCGAAACCGTCGAGGTCTCGTTCCCCGGGGTGTCGATCACGACCGGGCGCGAGTAG
- a CDS encoding calcium-binding protein: MRKDGTNGPDILVGTPKSDVLNGLAGNDIVKGLAGSDVLNGGIGRDEIRAGTGNDVVRGGAGSDSLYGESGADRLFGGAGSDYLDGGTGADKVHGDEGNDTLVWKTGPIDLRDQFVPGPELDGGAGRDTLRVDSEVRYYIDDFDGGWDGPFRGEVGILAEEGTLSLLVGNSTPEDAPYIFAPVDGIERFEISSLGPVVIETRGEQEIDYTVLATPHDDFLVAGAGDQVLFGRNGADIIGGGDGNDELYGGAGKDRISGGTGLDWMVGGSGDDVFSDYLPDMLGETITRFEGAGRAGGDALELQLPATPDRIKVTESAGSTTFDFLDDDTDAVLTVDAPDLVLGVDYFFV; the protein is encoded by the coding sequence ATGCGGAAGGATGGAACGAACGGTCCGGACATTCTGGTCGGGACGCCGAAAAGCGATGTCCTCAACGGACTGGCAGGCAACGATATCGTCAAGGGGCTGGCCGGATCGGACGTTCTGAACGGGGGGATCGGCAGGGACGAGATCCGGGCAGGAACCGGCAACGATGTCGTACGGGGCGGGGCCGGGAGCGACAGCCTTTACGGGGAGAGCGGCGCCGACAGGCTCTTCGGCGGAGCGGGCAGCGATTATCTCGACGGCGGGACCGGTGCCGACAAGGTCCACGGCGACGAGGGGAACGACACCCTGGTCTGGAAGACCGGACCGATCGACCTGCGGGACCAGTTCGTTCCCGGCCCCGAGCTGGACGGCGGCGCCGGCCGGGACACGCTGCGCGTCGACAGCGAGGTGCGTTACTACATCGATGATTTCGACGGGGGATGGGACGGCCCGTTCCGGGGCGAGGTCGGAATCCTCGCCGAGGAGGGAACCCTGAGCCTGCTGGTCGGCAATTCCACGCCGGAAGATGCGCCGTACATCTTCGCCCCGGTCGACGGCATCGAACGTTTCGAGATCTCCAGCCTGGGTCCCGTCGTGATCGAGACGCGGGGCGAGCAGGAGATCGACTACACCGTCCTCGCGACCCCGCACGACGACTTCCTGGTGGCCGGCGCCGGCGACCAGGTGCTTTTCGGCAGGAACGGCGCCGACATCATCGGCGGCGGCGACGGCAACGACGAGCTGTATGGCGGCGCCGGTAAGGACCGGATCAGCGGCGGCACCGGCTTGGACTGGATGGTCGGCGGGTCCGGCGACGACGTGTTCAGCGATTACCTGCCCGACATGCTGGGGGAGACGATCACCCGCTTCGAAGGGGCGGGCAGGGCGGGCGGAGACGCGCTCGAACTGCAGCTGCCCGCCACTCCCGACAGGATCAAGGTCACGGAGAGCGCCGGCTCCACGACCTTCGACTTCCTGGACGACGATACCGACGCGGTGCTGACGGTGGACGCCCCCGACCTCGTCCTCGGGGTGGATTACTTCTTCGTCTGA
- a CDS encoding Ada metal-binding domain-containing protein, translating to MPAPDASAALPHEPEADLRWTMLLARDRSADGTFVYAVRTTGVFCRPSCPSRLPKRENVDFFATASEAEAAGYRACRRCRPPAAAGLAPPGG from the coding sequence ATGCCCGCTCCCGACGCCAGCGCAGCCTTGCCCCACGAACCGGAAGCCGACTTGCGGTGGACGATGCTGCTCGCGCGCGACAGGTCCGCCGACGGCACCTTCGTCTATGCGGTAAGGACGACCGGCGTATTCTGCCGCCCGTCCTGCCCGTCGCGCCTGCCGAAGCGGGAAAACGTCGACTTCTTCGCGACCGCGTCGGAAGCGGAAGCGGCGGGATACCGCGCCTGCCGGCGCTGCCGTCCGCCGGCGGCGGCAGGCTTGGCTCCGCCGGGTGGCTGA
- a CDS encoding GntT/GntP/DsdX family permease, giving the protein MSGTYLILVAAAGISALLYLVIRVRLHAFVTLLLVSLLVGVAAGMPLGDVIKSVERGMGGTLGFVAVVVGLGAMFGQMLEVSGGAERLARTLVRRFGDDKVQWALGLTGFIVSIPVFLDVAIVILVPILYRLARDSGRPLLYYGIPLVAGGAVTHAFIPPTPGPIAVADLLGADLGWVILYGTICGLPAMVLAGPIWGSYISKRITKGVPDYVILKDIDESRELPSFGEVLAIILTPLLLILVSTTSAILLEEGNVVRSFLGFIGHPYSALLIATLLAMVLLGSRRGYGKEEIQDIVNKALEPAGIIILVTGAGGVFKQVLIDSGVGQVLGDMMSASGLPYLVLAFVVAALIRVAQGSATVAMVTAAGLVGPILQQNNVEGSQLALATIAIAAGGTILSHVNDSGFWLVNRFFGLTEKETLQSWTVAVTIVSLVGFAMVLLLGAIVG; this is encoded by the coding sequence ATGTCGGGAACCTATCTGATCCTGGTCGCCGCGGCCGGCATTTCCGCCCTGCTTTATCTGGTCATCAGGGTAAGGCTCCACGCCTTCGTCACGCTGCTGCTGGTCAGCCTCCTGGTCGGCGTCGCCGCCGGGATGCCGCTCGGAGACGTGATCAAGTCGGTCGAACGGGGCATGGGCGGCACGCTCGGCTTTGTCGCGGTGGTGGTCGGCCTTGGCGCCATGTTCGGCCAGATGCTTGAAGTCTCCGGCGGCGCGGAACGGCTGGCCCGCACATTGGTGCGGCGGTTCGGCGACGACAAGGTGCAGTGGGCGCTCGGCCTGACCGGCTTCATCGTCTCGATCCCAGTGTTCCTGGACGTGGCGATCGTCATCCTGGTGCCGATCCTCTACAGGCTGGCTCGCGACAGCGGCCGGCCGCTGCTCTATTACGGCATTCCGCTGGTGGCCGGCGGCGCCGTGACCCACGCCTTCATCCCGCCGACGCCGGGCCCGATCGCGGTGGCCGACCTGCTGGGCGCCGACCTGGGATGGGTGATCCTTTACGGCACGATCTGCGGCCTGCCCGCCATGGTCCTGGCCGGGCCGATCTGGGGCAGCTACATCTCCAAGCGGATCACCAAGGGCGTGCCCGACTACGTCATCCTGAAGGACATCGACGAGAGCCGCGAGCTTCCCAGCTTCGGCGAGGTGCTGGCGATCATCCTGACGCCGCTGCTCCTGATCCTGGTCAGCACCACGTCGGCCATCCTGCTGGAGGAAGGGAACGTCGTGCGCTCGTTCCTGGGCTTCATCGGCCATCCCTATTCGGCGCTGCTCATCGCGACGCTGCTGGCGATGGTGCTGCTCGGCTCCCGCCGGGGCTACGGCAAGGAGGAGATCCAGGACATCGTCAACAAGGCCCTGGAACCGGCCGGCATCATCATCCTGGTGACGGGTGCCGGCGGCGTGTTCAAGCAGGTCCTGATCGACAGCGGCGTCGGCCAGGTGCTGGGCGACATGATGTCGGCGTCCGGCCTGCCTTACCTGGTCCTGGCCTTCGTGGTGGCCGCGCTGATCCGGGTGGCCCAGGGGTCCGCGACGGTCGCCATGGTGACGGCGGCCGGTCTCGTCGGCCCGATCCTTCAGCAGAACAATGTCGAAGGCTCGCAACTCGCGCTAGCGACCATCGCCATCGCGGCGGGCGGCACGATCCTGAGCCACGTCAACGACAGCGGCTTCTGGCTGGTCAACCGCTTCTTCGGCCTGACCGAGAAGGAAACCCTCCAGTCCTGGACCGTCGCCGTGACCATCGTGTCGCTGGTCGGCTTCGCCATGGTCCTGCTGCTCGGCGCCATCGTCGGGTGA
- a CDS encoding BKACE family enzyme, giving the protein MASSTEINRRVVITCAVTGAGDTVGKHPAIPVTPEQIADAAIEAASAGAAVAHIHVRDPGTGKPSRDPALYREVMERIRASGTDVIVNLTAGMGGDLVIGPDHDPARFGPGTDLVGAEARAAHVAELLPEICTLDCGSLNFGDGSLVYVSTPDMLRRQAAIIQRLGVKPELEIFDTGNLWFAKRMLDEGLLDAPPLFQFCMGIPWGLPPEPRMMLALRDMLPAGSVWAGFGIGRMQMPMAAQAVLLGGNVRVGLEDNLYLDRGVHASNGSLVDRAVTIVEALGSHVAGPAEAREILGLPVPRR; this is encoded by the coding sequence ATGGCCTCATCGACAGAGATCAACCGCCGGGTCGTCATCACCTGCGCCGTGACCGGCGCCGGCGATACGGTCGGCAAACATCCCGCCATCCCGGTCACCCCGGAGCAGATCGCGGACGCCGCGATCGAGGCCGCATCGGCAGGCGCCGCGGTCGCCCATATCCATGTCCGCGATCCCGGAACCGGCAAGCCCAGCCGCGATCCGGCCCTGTACCGGGAGGTCATGGAGCGGATCCGGGCCAGCGGGACCGATGTCATCGTCAACCTGACCGCCGGCATGGGCGGCGACCTGGTGATCGGTCCGGACCATGACCCGGCGCGGTTCGGTCCCGGCACCGATCTCGTCGGAGCCGAGGCGCGGGCGGCCCATGTGGCCGAACTGCTGCCCGAGATCTGCACGCTGGACTGCGGCTCGCTCAATTTCGGCGACGGCTCGCTGGTCTATGTCTCGACGCCCGACATGCTGCGCCGCCAGGCCGCGATCATCCAGCGGCTGGGCGTCAAGCCGGAGCTGGAGATCTTCGATACCGGGAACCTGTGGTTCGCCAAGCGGATGCTGGACGAGGGGCTGCTCGACGCGCCGCCCCTGTTCCAGTTCTGCATGGGGATTCCCTGGGGCCTGCCGCCCGAGCCGAGGATGATGCTGGCGCTCCGCGACATGCTGCCGGCCGGCAGCGTCTGGGCCGGTTTCGGCATCGGCAGGATGCAGATGCCCATGGCGGCGCAGGCCGTCCTGCTCGGCGGCAACGTCCGCGTCGGGCTGGAGGACAACCTGTACCTGGACCGCGGAGTCCACGCCAGCAACGGCAGCCTGGTCGATCGTGCCGTGACGATCGTCGAGGCGCTGGGCTCGCACGTGGCCGGCCCGGCCGAGGCCCGCGAGATCCTGGGCCTTCCCGTTCCCCGCCGATAA
- a CDS encoding L-carnitine dehydrogenase, translating into MTDSLPIRILGLIGGGVIGSGWAARALAHGLDVVAFDPAPGAEDALRAAVANAWPALERMGLAQGARRDRLRFVRSVAEVAAEADFVQENAPEREDLKRGLLAEIDAGCAPGTVIASSSSGLLPSRIQADCRHPERVVIGHPFNPVYLLPLVEIVPGGLTSPDAVDRAAAFYRSIGMRPLKIRKEIEGYLSDRLQEAMWREALHLVDQGIATTEDIDDAIIYGPGLRYAFMGTCLTFHLAGGEGGMAHMLDQFGPALKLPWTKLVAPELTRELRDRMVEGTAAQADGRTVKELERWRDDCLVRLIEVLAPLRHERRAEPADPVAP; encoded by the coding sequence ATGACCGATTCTCTCCCAATTCGCATTCTCGGCCTGATCGGCGGCGGCGTCATCGGCAGCGGCTGGGCGGCCCGCGCCCTCGCCCACGGGCTCGACGTGGTCGCCTTCGACCCGGCGCCGGGGGCCGAGGACGCCCTGCGGGCCGCGGTCGCGAATGCCTGGCCGGCCCTGGAACGGATGGGCCTCGCTCAGGGCGCCCGACGGGACCGGCTGCGCTTCGTCCGTTCCGTCGCGGAAGTCGCCGCGGAAGCCGACTTCGTCCAGGAGAACGCGCCGGAGCGCGAGGACCTGAAGCGCGGGTTGCTGGCGGAGATCGACGCGGGCTGCGCCCCTGGCACCGTCATCGCGTCCAGCTCCTCCGGGCTGCTGCCGTCGCGGATCCAGGCCGATTGCCGGCATCCCGAAAGGGTGGTGATCGGCCACCCGTTCAACCCGGTCTACCTGCTGCCCCTGGTCGAGATCGTGCCCGGCGGGCTTACGTCCCCCGATGCCGTGGACCGGGCCGCCGCCTTCTACCGCTCCATCGGCATGCGGCCGCTGAAGATCCGCAAGGAGATCGAAGGCTACCTGTCCGACCGCCTCCAGGAGGCGATGTGGCGCGAGGCGCTCCACCTGGTAGACCAGGGCATCGCCACCACCGAGGATATCGACGATGCGATCATCTACGGTCCCGGCCTGCGCTACGCCTTCATGGGGACCTGCCTGACCTTCCATCTGGCCGGCGGCGAGGGCGGCATGGCCCACATGCTGGACCAGTTCGGCCCGGCCCTGAAGCTGCCCTGGACGAAGCTGGTGGCCCCGGAGCTGACGCGGGAACTCCGCGACCGCATGGTGGAGGGAACGGCGGCCCAGGCCGACGGCCGGACCGTCAAGGAACTGGAGCGCTGGCGCGACGACTGCCTGGTCCGCCTGATCGAGGTCCTGGCCCCCCTGCGGCACGAGCGCCGGGCGGAGCCCGCGGATCCGGTCGCGCCATGA